GCGCCGGCCCGAGCGCAGGAGGTCGTCCAGCGACAGGACGTCCGGCGGCGCCGCAACCGCCAGTGCCGGGCCATGGGCGGCCAGCATCAGGAAACGGCGCCGCGTGTGGGCAGACATGGGCATCTTCGGAGCAATCTCTGCCGCGCCATGCCCGATGCAAGACCGCCGTTGAGGAACGCGCCGTACCCGGAAAGTTTCGGTTGTGATCCGCGAGCCGGCACGGGTACACAGCACCCCGCCATGGACGCCCCGGAACCAAGCCTGTCCGAACGGCTTCAATCGAGGATGCAACGGGAACTGCTGCCCCTGTGGCGGTCACGCACGCTTCGACTCGCCGCCGTGGCGGTGATCGCCGGCCTCGCCTTCTGGATCTACGGACGCCTCACCGGGACCGGAGATCCCCGACCGTCCTCTCTCGCAGCCGTCCGGCTTGCCGGCGGATACGCAGGCGGCTTCCTGATCGGATTCGCACTCCGTGGGATCACCCGCTTCGCGCTCGTGGCAGCCGGGGCACTGCTGGGCGGCCTGGCCGTGCTCAAGCTGACCGGCATCTTCCAACTCGACTGGCAGGGGTTCGAGCGTCAGGTCCGGGAGGGTGCCTCCTGGACCCAGCACCAGGCGGAAACCGCCCGTCATTGGGCCACCGGAATCCTGCCCACGGGATTCTTCACGGGTTTCGGGCTGTTTCGGGGGTTCCGATGCCGCTGACCCGCGCCAGGAGGCCGCCGTTGAAGCTGGTGTCATGGAACGTCAACGGGCTCCGGGCGGTCCTGCGCCGCAACTTCCTCGAATTCCTCGCCGCGGAATCACCGGACATCCTGTGTCTCCAGGAGACCAAGTGTTCCCCGGACCAGATCGAGGCCCTCTGGCCCGCGGCCTACACCACCTACTGGAACTGCGCCGAAAAGAAGGGCTACTCGGGCACGGCGATCTTCACCCGGGAGCGTCCACAGCGGATCATCACCGGAATCGGGCAGCCGCACCACGATCGGGAAGGCCGGGTGCTCACCGCGGAGTACGCCGGCTTCTTCCTGGTCAATGTCTACGTCCCGAATTCCAGGCGCGATCTCGTGCGCCTGCCCTATCGCCAGGAGTGGGACCGCGATCTCCTCGCTTATCTGAAGTCCCTGGAGACGACCAAACCGGTGATCTGGTGTGGCGACCTCAACGTCGCCCATACCGAACTGGACCTCGCGAACCCCAAGGCCAATACGCGGAACCACGGATTTACCGCCGAGGAGCGCGCCGGGTTCTCCGCATTCCTCGACGCGGGGTTCGTGGACACCTTCCGGGAGTTTGAAACCGGTGGCGGCCATTACACCTGGTGGAGCCCGATGTCCGGCGCCCGGGCCCGAAACGTCGGCTGGCGCATTGACTATTTCCTGATCAGTCCCCGGCTCCGCCCGCACCTCCGGCGGGCGTTCATCGCCTCCCACATCCCCGGCTCCGATCATTGCCCGGTGGGGATTGAGCTGACGCCGCCGCCGCGGTGAACGCCCGCATCCCGGCTGGTGCTCACTCCGGCCGCGGGGCCTTCCAGCCGGGCCGCAAATACTCCCAGATCGCAGAGATCGTTCTTGGGCCGTCCCCGTCGAGCACGTCCGGCAGGGGACTGCGCCCATACTCGTCAAAATACACGGGCATCTTGGACTCCGGATCGAGGCTGGTTGGCGCGCGCAACCAGCGTCCGAAAAAGTCCGGCAGCAGGCGTTCGTGGCTGTAGGCCAGGTTGATGCCCGGAGCCTCAAACACCTGGGTGGCCGCGAAGTCGCCGACACCGTGGCAGCTGACGCAGGCGAAGCCCCCATTGCCCGAGACCAGCTTCTGGCCGGCCACCGCCAGTTCGGACGCATCGGGCGGCACCGGATCCGCGGGCGCCCCGGGGCCATGCCCCGCGATCGTGGCAAGGCCACGGGCGAGCGGGCCGGCATAGGCCGGAAACCCGGGCATGCGCGCCTCCAGCCACGGGCGCGGCTTACGGGTTTCGCCGCCCGCGATGAAGCGGGCTGCCCACTCCGGGTTTAGTTTGCCCTTCAACAACTCCCAGTGGGGAACGCCCTCAAACGGGCCATGGCAGGCCGCGCACTGCAGGTGCCGTGACTGTCGGTCCAGGAAGTCAGCATCCGTGAAACGGGCCAGCGACGACCGGTCGGTGGACGCAAAGGCCCGCAATGCCGTTCGTTGCTCTCCGCCGAAGGGAAAGCGGGGCGCCTTTCCGTCTCCCGATGCCGCTTCGGCCAGGCACCCGCGGGTCCACGCCGCCGCAGGGAGGTCCGCCAGCGCCGCTGCGGAGAACTCGTTATTCACCCCGTCGAGTTGGTGGCAGTTGAGGCAGCCGGATGTGGCGACCAGGGTCCGCCCTTCGGCAATCTGTTCGTCTCCTGGCGGTTCCGTGGCGGAACCAGCGGGATCCGCCACCGAATCCAGGTACGATGCGAGATCCCGCGCCTCGGTGTCGCTCAACTGAAAGTTTGGCATCCGGATCCATTGATAGTGCTCCTCGGGCTTCTTCAGAAACGCGGCGAGAGCCCCCGGGGAGAACTTGGCACGGACCTGCCTCTGAGAAACCAGGCCGGGACCCACCGAAGAGTCGGTGGGCTCCCCGTGACACGCGATGCAGTGAAACCGTTCGAACAACGCACGTCCGGCCTCCGTGTCGCCCGACATCGGTTCCGTGGCGGGCCCTTTGAGGGTTCCCAGATAGGCCGCCACCGACGCCGACTTCACGGCCGCACCCGCCCCGTGGAACAGTTGCGGCATGCTCGCACCCGGACGCATCGCCTCCGGATTCGCAATCCAACGGGCCATCCATTCGGTCTGCCTCCGGCCGCCGATGCCATTGAAGGAAGGGGCATCCATGGACAGCTCGGGGGACGTCCCGGAGGTCCCATGGCAGCGCACGCAACGCCACTCGTACACCAGATCACGACCGGCTCGCACCGCCCCGGACGCGTCGAGACCCGGATGGTTGGTCGGCGTCAGCACCGCGATGGGCACCGGATTCAGAGGGGTTTCGCTGTTCGTCCAGTACAGGCGCATCCACGCATCGCCCCGGGCCGGAGCCGTGTACTCCAGCCGGAACGGGTTGGGTCCCTTGCCAAGCCGCACCATGCGTCCGGTCAACAAACCATCGCCGTCCGATGCGGCCTCCAATGCCAGGGTGCCGTTGACCGTCAGCCGGATTTCTCCGGCAAGCGCTGCGGCGAACCCGTACTCAGCCCGCAGGTCTGAACTGATGAACCCCTCCCACCGCGCCGTGAATGGTCCCGGAGGCACCAGGGGCGTCGCCGGCTCTCCGGCAGGGACAAAAAGCGCAAGCTCCCCAACAACCGCCACGTCACTGGCACCTTGAGAGGTGATGGTCCTCAGGACGCCGTTCGCCGTGTCCGCTCCCGGCACCCACGAAAAGGCGCCCAGCGCCGCCAGGACTCCCGTCACCCAGCGGCGGCGTCTGACCCCCCATCCGAACAATTCATTGATGGAATGCATGCGACCCAACGGACACAACCGTCTCGATTTCGTGAGACGATATTGCGGGTCCTCTGAAGGTAAATCCATTTCCCTGCGGCGGACCGGATCCGGTGCATCAGGGTTGGTACGGCTGACAGCAGAGGGACAGGTCAATTGTTGCCCGAAGCAAAGGGACAGGTCATTGGTGGCCCCCTCGCACCCCACCACCGGGGTCACCCGCCCGGGCCCCCCGCCCCGGTGGGAGCCTCCGGCGAGCCGTGCCCCGTGGAGTCCCCACAAGGTCGCCTTGCTGTTCCGCGTACGGCGCGGCAGGAGCCTTGCCCCACCAAAGCAAAGGGACAGGTCATTGGTGGCCCCCTCGCACCCCACCACCGGGGTCACCCGCCCGGGCCCCCCGCCCCGGTGGGAGCCTCCGGCGAGCCGTGCCCCCGTGGAGTCCCCACAAGGTCGCCTCACTGTTTCGCGTACGGCGCGGCAGGAGCCTTGCCCCACCAAAGCAGAGGGACAGGTCATTGGTGGCCCCCTCACCCCACCAAAGCAGTGGGACAGCTCATTTGTGCCCCCACCAAGGTCGCCCGCCGGGTCCACCCGGCACCACCAGGCACCGCCAGGCCGCCTGTCACGGCAAAGTGGACGCCACCGGTGCGGGACGCACCACATCCCCCGCCTCCGGATCGCCGCGCACGATATCGGCGCCCACGGTACTGGCCCGGAACGGTCCTGTGACCTTCACCTCACCGATCACCTCGCCGTTTCGGACCACCTCCAACACTTCACCCCCGGCCGGCAGGGACTGCAACGAGTAGTCGAGCACCACGAAGCGCAAACGCTCGTTGACCGAGTGGACACGGCCCTTGTGGGCATCCAGGGGTCGGATCAGGCGCACCGGCGGCTGCGGGGGGGGAGACGGAAGTGCGGGCGGCACCTCGGGGATGGTTCGGCAGCCAGCGGACGCCAGCAGCCCCATCATCATGAACAGCAACCCAACGCGCATTGGAGCAATCAACACCGTCAGGTTCACGGGCGTCAATTCCCGCATTGGCCGCGGGCACCCCGCACCGACCCGGAAGCCGACTGGAAGGCAAGTGAGGCTCCGCCGAACCGTCCTCATGTGGGAGTCTGCGCAAGTCCGGCTCGAAGTTGCGCGGTGCGCGCGGGGCTAGGCCCACCGGAGGAAGCCATCCACAAACGTTCCCCTTGTTGCCGGCCACCCATTTCTGCAGGCGCCGGCCCCTCTCCTGCCAGCCCATGAGGTTGCCTTGGGGACGGCTCCCGTTACGCTGGAGCCATGGACTGGCAGGAACCCGCGGCCCTTGCCGTTGTAGCGGCGACGCTCCTGACGCTGGGTTGGCGCTGGATGCGCGCGCGTCGGCCCGGATTTCATCGCCGGACCGGTTGCGGCTGTGACTCGGTGGGAACGCGCCCGCCGGGCGTGCTGGTCAGCGGCCGCCGGGGTGAAGCCCCGCGGATCCTGGTCACCGGGCGCTGATGACCACCATGCGCTCCCGCATGCGTTTCGCGCTGTGCTGTGCCTTCCTGGCATTGCCCTGGCTGGCCGTGGCGGCAGACCGGGTGTTGCGGGCGGAGGAGGACGGGCGGCTGCTCGCGGCCGAGGTGCGGGCGATGCGGCCCGTGGAGAGCTTCACGAATCAGGCGACCCTCCGAATCCGTGAGGCCGGCGGCGGGACCCGCCGGCTGCCCCTCACGATCATCAATCGCATCGGCCCGGAGTCTTCCTGGGAGGTGGTGTATGCCGCCGGAGGCCCCCAACCGCAGACCCTGACCGTGATTCGAACCCCGGATCGCCCGCCCGAGTACCGCATGACCGTGGGCGATGATCCCGCGACGACGGAGCCGGTGTCCGCGGAGGCCGTCCAACCCTTTGCCGGCTCGGATTTTTCCCTGAGGGAGCTTGGGCTTGAATTTCTGCACTGGCCCGGCCAGCGCGTGCTGCCGCGCAACCCGCCTCCGATGAAGAAGGGCCAGCCCTGCAAGATCCTGGAAAGCACCGATCCCTCCGCCCCCGGCTACACGCGAGTGCTCTCCTGGGTCAGCATTGAGCACAACGGCCTGATGCTCGCCGACGCCTACGACGCTTCAGGAAAAATCGTGAAACGCTTCAGCATCGGGTCGCTCAAGAAGGTGGACGGTGTCTGGCAGCTCCGGGACATGGAGATGATTGATGAGGTTCGGGGCACGGCGACGAAGCTGGAGTTTGAATTGAAGGCAGGGGAATGAGCTGCGGCCGGGCTAGACCCTCGCGAGGCGACCGGTCAAAGTGCGCGGGTGAGGCGATGGCCGAGGACGTGGCAGCGCGGCCACTGGAGATGGCTGCTGGCTGGACTGGCCTGCATGGCCTGCGTGGCCTCCAGGGGAGCTCCGGCCGGCCTGGACCCCGGCCCCCTGGGTGCCCTTGATCTCGCTGTCAGCAACGCCATTGCCGGAGGACGCCTGCCGGGCGCCGTGGTCTGGGTTGAGCGCAACGGCCAGCAGCATCGCCGCGCGTTGGGCAACCAGTCCCTGGTTCCGGCGAAGGAGCCGATGACCGAGGAAACGGTCTTTGACGCCGCGTCCCTGACCAAGGTCGTGGCCACGACGCCAGCGGTGATGCGACTGGTGGAGACCGGACGTGTGGATCTGGAGGTGCCGGTAAGACGGTACCTGCCGGAGTTCTCCGGCGGCGGCCGTGAAGCGATCACCGTGCGCCAGTTGCTGACCCATGTCTCCGGACTCGCCGCCGGACTGCCACGCGACCCGGCCTGGACCGGACGCTCCAACGCGCTGGCGCTGGCCGTCTCCGAACCGCTCGCCGACCCGCCGGGAACCCGTTTCCGCTACAGCGACATCAATTTCATCCTGCTCGGGTTTCTCGTGGAACGGGTCAGCGGCGAACCGCTGGATGTGTTCTGCGAGCGCGAGGTGTTCCGTCCGCTGGGCATGCGCGACACCGGGTATCGCCCGTTTCTTCCCACGGGCCCGTGGGACCTTCCGGCATCACCCCCTCCCGCGGCGGAGGTGGCACGCATCGCACCCACCGAGGTTTTGACCAACGGGTGGGTGCTGCGCGGCGTGGTCCACGACCCCACGGCACGGCGCCTGGGAGGCGTCGCGGGTCATGCCGGGCTGTTCACCACGGCGGCGGACCTCGCCCGGTTCTCGCGGATGTGCCTGCGGGAGGGTCAACTCGACGGGGCGCGCGTCCTGCGACCGGAGACGGTGCAGGCGATGGTCTCCGCGCAATCCCCGTCGGGCCTGCCGAAACGAGGCTTCGGATGGGACCTCGACTCACCGTATGCCGGCCAGCGCGGTTCGGTGTTCCCCGTCGGCGGCTTTGGCCATACGGGCTGGACCGGCACTTCGATGTGGGTGGATCCCTTCTCGCAAACCTTTGTCCTGCTGCTCGCCAACCGGAATCACCCCACCGAGGCGGGGAGCGTCCTGGCCCTGCGTCGCGAGGTGGGAACGCTGGCCGCCCGGGCGGTTCGCGGCGTGGACTTCGCCGCCCTCTCCGCGCCGGCGATGCGGTCCGGCGGACCGCCGGCGCGACCCGCAGCCGCTCCGCCAACGCAGCCCACCGCCGTGCCGGCCCGTGCGGTATCACCCGCAATCCCCACGGCGGAGGTGCTCAACGGAGTTGATGTGCTCGTGGCGACGGATTTCGCCGCGTTGGGCGGACTCCGGGTGGGGCTGGTCACCAACCAGACCGGACGGGACCGTCAGGGCCGGTCCACGGCGGACCTCCTCCGATCGGCTCCGGGCGTTCTGCTGATGGCGCTGTTCAGTCCGGAGCACGGGATCCGGGGGGCCCTGGATCAGGAGGCGATCGCCGATGGCACGGATCCCGGGACCGGCCTGCCCGTGTTCAGCCTCTACGGTGAGCGGCGCGCCCCCTCCCCGGCACAGCTCGCCAACCTC
This genomic stretch from Verrucomicrobiia bacterium harbors:
- the xth gene encoding exodeoxyribonuclease III, yielding MKLVSWNVNGLRAVLRRNFLEFLAAESPDILCLQETKCSPDQIEALWPAAYTTYWNCAEKKGYSGTAIFTRERPQRIITGIGQPHHDREGRVLTAEYAGFFLVNVYVPNSRRDLVRLPYRQEWDRDLLAYLKSLETTKPVIWCGDLNVAHTELDLANPKANTRNHGFTAEERAGFSAFLDAGFVDTFREFETGGGHYTWWSPMSGARARNVGWRIDYFLISPRLRPHLRRAFIASHIPGSDHCPVGIELTPPPR
- a CDS encoding c-type cytochrome, translating into MHSINELFGWGVRRRRWVTGVLAALGAFSWVPGADTANGVLRTITSQGASDVAVVGELALFVPAGEPATPLVPPGPFTARWEGFISSDLRAEYGFAAALAGEIRLTVNGTLALEAASDGDGLLTGRMVRLGKGPNPFRLEYTAPARGDAWMRLYWTNSETPLNPVPIAVLTPTNHPGLDASGAVRAGRDLVYEWRCVRCHGTSGTSPELSMDAPSFNGIGGRRQTEWMARWIANPEAMRPGASMPQLFHGAGAAVKSASVAAYLGTLKGPATEPMSGDTEAGRALFERFHCIACHGEPTDSSVGPGLVSQRQVRAKFSPGALAAFLKKPEEHYQWIRMPNFQLSDTEARDLASYLDSVADPAGSATEPPGDEQIAEGRTLVATSGCLNCHQLDGVNNEFSAAALADLPAAAWTRGCLAEAASGDGKAPRFPFGGEQRTALRAFASTDRSSLARFTDADFLDRQSRHLQCAACHGPFEGVPHWELLKGKLNPEWAARFIAGGETRKPRPWLEARMPGFPAYAGPLARGLATIAGHGPGAPADPVPPDASELAVAGQKLVSGNGGFACVSCHGVGDFAATQVFEAPGINLAYSHERLLPDFFGRWLRAPTSLDPESKMPVYFDEYGRSPLPDVLDGDGPRTISAIWEYLRPGWKAPRPE
- a CDS encoding outer membrane lipoprotein-sorting protein; translated protein: MTTMRSRMRFALCCAFLALPWLAVAADRVLRAEEDGRLLAAEVRAMRPVESFTNQATLRIREAGGGTRRLPLTIINRIGPESSWEVVYAAGGPQPQTLTVIRTPDRPPEYRMTVGDDPATTEPVSAEAVQPFAGSDFSLRELGLEFLHWPGQRVLPRNPPPMKKGQPCKILESTDPSAPGYTRVLSWVSIEHNGLMLADAYDASGKIVKRFSIGSLKKVDGVWQLRDMEMIDEVRGTATKLEFELKAGE
- a CDS encoding DUF1343 domain-containing protein; translation: MRRWPRTWQRGHWRWLLAGLACMACVASRGAPAGLDPGPLGALDLAVSNAIAGGRLPGAVVWVERNGQQHRRALGNQSLVPAKEPMTEETVFDAASLTKVVATTPAVMRLVETGRVDLEVPVRRYLPEFSGGGREAITVRQLLTHVSGLAAGLPRDPAWTGRSNALALAVSEPLADPPGTRFRYSDINFILLGFLVERVSGEPLDVFCEREVFRPLGMRDTGYRPFLPTGPWDLPASPPPAAEVARIAPTEVLTNGWVLRGVVHDPTARRLGGVAGHAGLFTTAADLARFSRMCLREGQLDGARVLRPETVQAMVSAQSPSGLPKRGFGWDLDSPYAGQRGSVFPVGGFGHTGWTGTSMWVDPFSQTFVLLLANRNHPTEAGSVLALRREVGTLAARAVRGVDFAALSAPAMRSGGPPARPAAAPPTQPTAVPARAVSPAIPTAEVLNGVDVLVATDFAALGGLRVGLVTNQTGRDRQGRSTADLLRSAPGVLLMALFSPEHGIRGALDQEAIADGTDPGTGLPVFSLYGERRAPSPAQLANLDALVFDIQDIGCRFYTYISTMGLCLEAAAKAGRRFIVLDRVNPVTGRTEGPVALGERTFVAWHDIPLRHGMTVGELARLFNAERGFGADLTVIPIRGWAPSQWFDQTGLPWVNPSPNMRSLTQATLYPGVGLLEYCNLSVGRGTPTPFEVLGAPYVQEKELAAELNQVGLNGVRFEPVRFTPDASVFAGKECGGVRLVLTDRDRLKPADLGVALATVMHRRYPDRLDLDRMQRLLVHPTVLAAIRKGEPLASIRNLWEADLVRFEERRRPWLLYPR